TGATCCAGATCCTCTCAAAAGTGGATAGAGTTTTTGGGTTGATGGTTCAAAAACATCATAAAAACCCGCTATAACTCTAACAATTTGTCCCTTCATCTACAGCTCTTTTATTTCTGTTGTTATAATTTTTTCAATTTCATCGACACATTGTTTTAAATTGTCATTTACAACTTGAAACTTGAATAAATCCTTAATTTTAATTTCGGATTCAGCCTTTTTAAGTCGAAGATCGATTTGGCTTGATGTCTCAGTGAGTCTATTTTCAATTCTTTTTTTCAGAACTTCAAGCGAGGGGGGTAAAATAAAAATAGTCAAAATTTTATCTAATTGGTTATTTTTTTTATAGTTTTCAATAATATTTTTAGCGCCATTTGTATCAATTTCTAATAAGGGAATGAAATTTTGATCTTGAATATATTGAATTTGTGACTCTAGAGTTCCATAGTAGTTATCAAGATGACAACTTCACTCAATAAATTCATTATTTTTGATTTTTTCTTTAAAAGTTGCATGGTCTAAAAAAAAATAACTCACTCCGTCAATTTCATTAACGCGTTTTGGCCTGGTTGTTGCCGAAATTGCAAGTTTTATAGGCAATTTGTTATTTTTTAATAAAATCGACTCAATAGTCCCTTTGCCAACACCTGAAGGACCGGAAATTACAATTAGTTTATTCATCTTTTGCTTCATTATTAAATCTTAGGAAAAAAACAGTATTTTTAGCATATTTTTTTGTTTTTTCAATTGAAAAAAATTTGGGAATTAATTTAGAACCTAAATTAGTTTTATAAATTATAATTCCAGATTCTTCTAATAAATTATTTTTTGCAATTTTTAAAAAACATTTCTTGGTAATTTCTTCTTCAGCATGTGGCGGATCTAAAAAAATAAAGTCAAACTTTTGTCCAATAAGATCGTTAAGCAAAAATATTGCGTTTTTATTAAATATTTCGTATTTTTTTACGTTATATTTTTTACAAAAATCAACAATATTTTTGTATGCCTGCTGATTTAATTCTGAAGCTACAACTTTTTTTGCGCCACGAGAAGAGGCTTCAAGACCGATTGCACCTGTTCCAGCAAACAGATCTAAAACTTTTGAATTTGGAATTTCAAATTGTAACTGTGAAAAAATCGACTCACGACAACGATCAGACATAGGTCTAACTACTGAAAATTCAGGATTTTTTATTACAGCACGCCTATAATTACCAGAAATTATTCTAATCATAAATATTTATAAAATTATACCAAAAAATTTAAAAAATAATATATGAATTTTTTTTTAAAAACATCTTTAAAATTTCAAAAATAGAATAAACATGGTCAAAATTGATTTTTTCCAAATATTCATCAAGTGTAAAATTGGCTCAATACAAAATTTCCAATTCCTTGACATTAAATCTAAAAAAAGGTTTTAAAGTGCGATGATAAACACATTCCATTCCGCCATAAAAATCAAAATTTACAAGTCTTTGATTGGTTTTGCAAACTTTACAACTAGTTAAATTGCCGATTCAACCGTTAATTTTAATTCAGTTGATAATTACATAGACTATTATTGCGTTTACATTTTTATCGTTTATTTTGGAAAAGGCACTTTGAAAAATATTGAAAATTTTAGAATCATAGTTATTTTCATCACTAAATTGATAAATTACTTTTCAAAACTTATAAATATTTTCGTTAGTTAAATCCAAGCGAACAAGGGATTCACCCTTTTTTAGTTTAGATAATTTATTAGGATTTTTGGCCAAAAAAATCTCAAACTCACCAAGGCAGCCGGGATTTAATATATAAATATTTTTGCTAGTTGGGCGACGTACACCAAGGGCAACCATCTTAAGAATCCCAAAATTTGTTACTAATTTAACTATTAAATCAAAGTCCCTAAAGTTAAATCTTTCGACAACTATCCCTTTAATGATTTTTTCAGCCATTTTTTCATTAAAACTTATTATATGGTATTTAGGTTTAAAGATCTAAAATTAGTTAATTCTATTAAGATGAAATTTATTTTAAGGTAAAAAATTAATTTCTAAAATATTTTAGTTATAAAATATAATTATACCACAAATTAATTTTTTTTATTGATTTGTCATTTTTTTTATTCATTTTTTTCAATAATGCTTCAAAATTAGCAATTACATAAATGGTTTAGCTTAAAATTTAGCCTTTTTTTATGCTATAATTTGGTTAACAAAACTTAATAAAAATGTTTAGGATTTAAATTAAGCTTTGTAAAAAGCGAAATGGTTTGGTTTATGAAAAAACTTAGTAAACTTATTTTTTCTAATCTGTTTTTAGGGTCATTATCCATAATTTTATTTTCAGCATGCAATGTAAATAGCGATAAATTGGTTTCTAAAGAACAAATTAGTCCAAAAGTTCATGCAAAAATTGAAAACCAACAACAAACCAGTCTTGATGATGTGGATTGGAAAAACATTAACTTTGAATATGACAGCAAAAAATACAATTTGGAAAAATTGAATTTAAATAAAAATTTTGAACTAAATTTGTTAAGAGTTAGCGTTTTGCTCGTTGATCCTGAAAAGCAACTTTCAATACCAAAAGAGTTTGTTTTTACTTCGTTTTTAAAAGTAAAAGACAAAGTACAAGACCCAAATTTAGATAAACCTGAAGAACCAATTAAAGAAGAAGAACCAAAAAAAGTTGAAAAAAGCCCTAATCCTCAACCTAATATTTCTAAGATTAAAAGAGAGAGAATTTTAAAACCACCTAGTACTAGTAAACCTGAAATCACAAGAATTATTAGGCCTCAAGAAAAACCAAAATCACAAATTGTAAATAATCCTAGTCCAAACATCAATAATATTCCAATTAATAATTCGCCTATTAATAGAATAAATTCAAACCAATTTCAAAGTGTAAATTACAATACAAAAGCTTATAATCCACTTTTTGAAACAACTCCAAAGTTAAAATATACAAATAGAATTTACAGTGAATCACAAAATCCTGAATATTTTAAAGACGATCATTATTTTGACCAAAATTTTTTACTAAATCATTCAGTGATGCAAATTATTCAAAATACACCAAAATATCAAACTGGAGTGCATAATTTATACACTTTTTTGTACAACGGCGATAATAATCAACCAATTAATTTTCTTGATCCAAATGATCCAAATAGAAATAAAAGATTTTGAGAATTAGCAAAAAATGTCGGTCATTACGGCGATTTTGGTAGAAACAATGAAGAAAAATTAATGTTTTATAATCGTGGTATTTCTTATAATGGAATGGCTGAACAAGTATATCTTCCAAGGTTTTCTGAGAATGAATCTTTTGGAGCTTCAAGTAATTCTGAGAACTTAACAGAAATTGTAAAGAAAAATCCTTTTGGTTTTTTGCCATCTAATTTAAGTCAGTTATTTTATTACATGAAAATCGATGAAATTGGCAAAATTTTTAAAATCGCTAATTTAAAAAAAGTTAGCGCTAATTTTGATGACAAAAAAGGTGAAATTAGTATTTTGTTTGAAAGTGGTTATGGCAAAAAACAAATTTGAAAATCAAGTTCAACTAATTCTAATTTAAAAAAAGATATTGACTATGAAAAGTTCATTTATGATCGCTCATTTAGTCTTGGAATTTACGGATATAAATATTATCAAGATGATTATTTTCGAGATAGATACGGCACTGAGGCTTTTAAAGAATACGGTACCGCCTGAGTTTTAGATAGAATAACAAACAATGACGCTAATTCTGATAGTTATGAACTTTTAGTTGGAACAAACATTCATGTTTGGAATATGCCACAAATTTTTGACAAAAGCATGTATTTTTTTAATTTAGATAACAAAAGTGAAAAATCAAAAAAATGAAATGCTGGCTTTGTTAACCAAAAATATGAATTTATTTCTGAGCAGGATACAAAAAAGGACAATAAATTAAGACCTTTTTTTACCGCGGCTCGTTCAGCCAATTTAATTTCTGACAATAAATACGAAAATACATACGAAAAAATTAAAGAATACCCAGTTTTTGATGCCTATGATAGCTATTTAAGCGCTCCATATTACACTCCGCGCTACAAAGTTGATGGAATAATGGGCCATGACGTCGATGTTGGCTATAAATATTTAGATAATTATAATGAAGCAACCCGAGTTGGAACAACCAAAAACGGTGGTTCAGACTTTGTTATTCTACGACTTAAAATTAAAAAAACTGATTTAGGACATATTTTACCTGAATTAAAAAAAGTTATTGATTTTGGTAATGAAAAAGATTGACATATTGGTCTAGGTCGCAATGAAAAATTTAGTCCAATAAAAACACAATTTTATGGCGGATATCCAGTTGCTACTAAAGACAATGAAAATGGTGATTGAGACAAAGGTGTAAATTTTAAATCTAATAAATCAACAGGCGGAATAATTAACACCAGATCACGTGTAATTAATGATAGTCTTTTTCATGGCCTTTGAGTTCCTTATAATGATGCTGAAAATAAAGACTGAAATGCTAAACATGAAAAGTGAAAAAACTACCAAAAACCATTTCTTGACAATTTAAAACACGGAATGATAAAAAGGGTTTTAAATCAGCATTCAAATTTGTATACAAAAGTAAAATCTGAAAATAAATTAGACGCTCTTGGTCCTGGATCTTCAGGATCGATGGCTATTGATTCAAGTTTTAATTTAATTGGTATAAATTATTCCTATTCAACTGACCCAGAAAGCAACACTTTTTCAAATGCAATTTCATTAATGGAGG
This sequence is a window from Mesomycoplasma ovipneumoniae. Protein-coding genes within it:
- the gmk gene encoding guanylate kinase; protein product: MKQKMNKLIVISGPSGVGKGTIESILLKNNKLPIKLAISATTRPKRVNEIDGVSYFFLDHATFKEKIKNNEFIEWSCHLDNYYGTLESQIQYIQDQNFIPLLEIDTNGAKNIIENYKKNNQLDKILTIFILPPSLEVLKKRIENRLTETSSQIDLRLKKAESEIKIKDLFKFQVVNDNLKQCVDEIEKIITTEIKEL
- the rsmD gene encoding 16S rRNA (guanine(966)-N(2))-methyltransferase RsmD: MIRIISGNYRRAVIKNPEFSVVRPMSDRCRESIFSQLQFEIPNSKVLDLFAGTGAIGLEASSRGAKKVVASELNQQAYKNIVDFCKKYNVKKYEIFNKNAIFLLNDLIGQKFDFIFLDPPHAEEEITKKCFLKIAKNNLLEESGIIIYKTNLGSKLIPKFFSIEKTKKYAKNTVFFLRFNNEAKDE
- the recO gene encoding DNA repair protein RecO codes for the protein MAEKIIKGIVVERFNFRDFDLIVKLVTNFGILKMVALGVRRPTSKNIYILNPGCLGEFEIFLAKNPNKLSKLKKGESLVRLDLTNENIYKFWKVIYQFSDENNYDSKIFNIFQSAFSKINDKNVNAIIVYVIINWIKINGWIGNLTSCKVCKTNQRLVNFDFYGGMECVYHRTLKPFFRFNVKELEILYWANFTLDEYLEKINFDHVYSIFEILKMFLKKNSYIIF
- a CDS encoding MAG2960 family serine endopeptidase lipoprotein, whose translation is MKKLSKLIFSNLFLGSLSIILFSACNVNSDKLVSKEQISPKVHAKIENQQQTSLDDVDWKNINFEYDSKKYNLEKLNLNKNFELNLLRVSVLLVDPEKQLSIPKEFVFTSFLKVKDKVQDPNLDKPEEPIKEEEPKKVEKSPNPQPNISKIKRERILKPPSTSKPEITRIIRPQEKPKSQIVNNPSPNINNIPINNSPINRINSNQFQSVNYNTKAYNPLFETTPKLKYTNRIYSESQNPEYFKDDHYFDQNFLLNHSVMQIIQNTPKYQTGVHNLYTFLYNGDNNQPINFLDPNDPNRNKRFWELAKNVGHYGDFGRNNEEKLMFYNRGISYNGMAEQVYLPRFSENESFGASSNSENLTEIVKKNPFGFLPSNLSQLFYYMKIDEIGKIFKIANLKKVSANFDDKKGEISILFESGYGKKQIWKSSSTNSNLKKDIDYEKFIYDRSFSLGIYGYKYYQDDYFRDRYGTEAFKEYGTAWVLDRITNNDANSDSYELLVGTNIHVWNMPQIFDKSMYFFNLDNKSEKSKKWNAGFVNQKYEFISEQDTKKDNKLRPFFTAARSANLISDNKYENTYEKIKEYPVFDAYDSYLSAPYYTPRYKVDGIMGHDVDVGYKYLDNYNEATRVGTTKNGGSDFVILRLKIKKTDLGHILPELKKVIDFGNEKDWHIGLGRNEKFSPIKTQFYGGYPVATKDNENGDWDKGVNFKSNKSTGGIINTRSRVINDSLFHGLWVPYNDAENKDWNAKHEKWKNYQKPFLDNLKHGMIKRVLNQHSNLYTKVKSENKLDALGPGSSGSMAIDSSFNLIGINYSYSTDPESNTFSNAISLMEGQSTYFDGFNGNIREDFKKKLQKDGLYTIKINPKS